The genomic region TTTTTTTTGAGCGAGAAAGTTTTTGGAAATCGATTTAATATAAGGGGTCACAACAATAAAATCGGTTAGCAATAGGATACTTAATAATAGTGAGGGGATAGCAAGTATCCGAATCAAAAAAGTAGGAGAGATACCCAACGAAAAAACTACCACCATCTCATTGTCATTCGAGAGGCGATAGAGGGTAAGGATTGCTGCGATAATAAATGAGATAGGGAGCGTGTAAAACAACAATTCAGGGAGTACAAATAGGTATAGTTTCCCCATTTCACCGAGTGTAAGCTGGATAATTGCGGTATAGGTGGCTAATTTGATTAAAAAAATAACCGATGCAATCACGAACAACGGGATAAAGATCGAGAAAAATAAAACGTTGAGATGGGAGTAGATATAGCCGCGTAATTTACCCATATAAACCTACTAAATAAGCTGTTACATAGGTATCAAACATCAGGACAATCCACGTTGCCATCGCTAGAAACGGAATAAATGGGAGTTGTTGAGAATTTTCATCCTCTTTGTTTTGGGTAAGTAGTAATGCAGGTAATGCTAAAAGGGCGGAGAGAAAGATAGCTACAAGGGCAAGTTTTACCCCTAAGATAGCCCCCATGGTAGCGGCAATCATGATATCGGCTTCTCCCATCGCCTCTTTTTTAATAGCGTAGGAGAGGTAAAAACGGAGCAATGTAAATCCACCGGCAAAGAGGAGGGCATTGGTAAAGTTATAGCCCACTTGTCCGAGAGAAGTTGCACTCAATATTGCAAATGTTAATGCTGAGAGATTGAGACTATCAGGTACCATTTTGTAGTAAAAATCGATCACCGAGAGGGAGAGTAAGAGGGTAAAAACCAGCGCAATACCAAACGCTTGGAAAGTAACTCCCAATTTGAGTGCGGTAAAAATAAAGATAAGTCCTGCCAAAGTTTCAACGATAGGGTATTGTACAGAAATTTTCTCACCGCAAAACCCACATTTCCCCCGTAAAAAGAGCCATGAGAGGATAGGTACATTGTGCCAAGCTCGAAGAGGAGTATTACAGCTCATACAGTGTGAAGCGGGAAAAGATACACTCTCATCACGTGGTGTACGGACAATCAATACATTCATAAACGAGCCGATAGCGGCACCCAAGATAAAAATAAATAACCATTCCATTAGTTCACTCCTCCAAAACGACGTTCAATTTTTTTAAATTGCGAGATAATTTGACCGAGTTCGTCACTCGTAAACTCAGGCCACAGTGTATCGGTGAAAAAGAGTTCCGCATAGGCTGATTGCCACAACAAAAAGTTGGAGATGCGGTGATCTCCTCCTGTTCGGATAAGTAAATCGACATCTATTTCACAATCAAGATGTGCTGTGAGTGACTCTATCGTAATCGATTCATTCGATGTTTGTAGTGTGTGAACCGCACGGAGTATCTCATCGCGTCCTCCGTAATTGAGAGCGAGATTTTGGACTAATCCGGTGCACCCTTCGGTTTCTTCACGCACCGATTCGATGGTTTGGTGCAATGAAGGTGAAAAAACAGATAAATCACCGATAGGGTGAAAACGGATGTTGTTGTCGAGATAGGTTGGAAGCTCTTTTTTGAGATATTTTTCCAACAGTTTCATTAAAAACTCAACTTCAAGCTTCGGGCGTTTCCAATTTTCGGTGCTAAAAGCATAGAGGGTGAGATGGGTGATCTCAGGATGTGCCGCACAATAGGTGGTAATGGTGCGTACGGTTTCAGATCCCTTCTCATGTCCTGCACTACGGTTTTTCCCCTGAGCTTCTGCCCATCGTCCGTTTCCATCCATAATGATTGCGATATGGCGCGGTTGATTACTCATAAGGATTCGGCTTGTTGTACTATTTTTTCGGCAAGGTCAAATTTGTTGTGGCGACCCAAATCAATTTCATCCTCTTTGGTGATGAACGTAATGCTATTTTTGTCTCCGCCAAAACTTTTTGCATCTTCGAGAAGGTTGTAACACACCGCATCGACCTCTTTTGTCATTAGAAGTGCTTTGGCATTGTTTAGCCCCTCTTGACTATCCATCTCCGCTTTAAAGGCTATGGTGGTAACACCCTCTCGATCTTTGGTAAGTGTACTTAAAATATCTGATGTTTGTTTGAGCTCAACTTGCCACTTTTCCCCTAACATCGATTTTTTGAGCTTCCCTTGTTGCGGGAATGCGGGGGTAAAATCCGCAACGGCGGCAACCATAAACAAAAAGGGGCGTTTTTGTATGAGTTGAATCGATTCGGTGGTGTTGAGTGAAGGTTTAGAGAGTTTCCCTTTTTTAGCAACGCGGAGGGCATCTTGGGTATATTCTAACATCTCCTTGGCATCGTCTACTTCTATCGTGTAGATACTTTTTGGGAGTCCATCGTTACCTTTGGTTGTGATGTAGCAGACATCGGCACCTTTGAGATAGAGTGAGAGAGCAATAGCTTTTGCCATTTTTCCCGAAGAGAAGTTAGAGATATAACGCACTTCATCGATTTTTTCTCGTGTTCCGCCACCGGTAACCACAACGCGCCGATCTTCCCAAAATGGCTCTTTGAGTAATATTTTTGCCGTCTCAAAAAATATATCTATCGGTTCTGCCATCGCACCATCCCCGACTACTTGACACGCTAACTCTTTGGTCTGGGTGTTGAGTATCTCATAATTAGCGATAGCGAGCATTTTCATGGATGCTTGGATCATCGGATTATGGATCATATTGGTGTTGGCTGAGGGGGCGAGTAATTTTACACCTGAAAATGCGAGGGCACATTGGGTGAGGATGGTATCGGCGATGCCGTTGGCGAGTTTGGCGATGGTATTGGCGGTCGCGGGGGCGATAACCATAATATCAGCGTTTTGGGAGAGTTGGATATGGTTAAAATCATCTCCTGCCCACGATTCGTTTGTGTCGTCCAGTACACGATTTCGACTCAGTGCTTCAAAACTGAGCGGTTGGACAAACTTTTTAGCCGCAGGGCTCATCACTACATGCACCTCTGCTCCTGCTTTGATGTAGAGGCGGAGGAGTTCGAGCGATTTGTACGCTGCAATAGAGCCTGTCACACCAAGGAGAATTTTTTTACCTGCCAAAAGGTTGGAAGGGATATTCATCATTTCCCTTTGCCGAAAAATTTGGTGAAAAATCCGGCTACTTTACGGATCGGGGTACGGCTGAGGATGAGGATATCACTCTCATATTTCCCCGCTGTGACGGTGGTTCCTGCGGCGATCATGACGTTATCGGCTATCTCAACAGGTGCTACGAGTTGGGTATCGCTTCCGACGAAGACATTTTTACCGATGATGGTTTGGTATTTTTTGACTCCATCGTAGTTGCAG from Sulfuricurvum sp. harbors:
- a CDS encoding A24 family peptidase — translated: MEWLFIFILGAAIGSFMNVLIVRTPRDESVSFPASHCMSCNTPLRAWHNVPILSWLFLRGKCGFCGEKISVQYPIVETLAGLIFIFTALKLGVTFQAFGIALVFTLLLSLSVIDFYYKMVPDSLNLSALTFAILSATSLGQVGYNFTNALLFAGGFTLLRFYLSYAIKKEAMGEADIMIAATMGAILGVKLALVAIFLSALLALPALLLTQNKEDENSQQLPFIPFLAMATWIVLMFDTYVTAYLVGLYG
- a CDS encoding di-trans,poly-cis-decaprenylcistransferase, whose protein sequence is MSNQPRHIAIIMDGNGRWAEAQGKNRSAGHEKGSETVRTITTYCAAHPEITHLTLYAFSTENWKRPKLEVEFLMKLLEKYLKKELPTYLDNNIRFHPIGDLSVFSPSLHQTIESVREETEGCTGLVQNLALNYGGRDEILRAVHTLQTSNESITIESLTAHLDCEIDVDLLIRTGGDHRISNFLLWQSAYAELFFTDTLWPEFTSDELGQIISQFKKIERRFGGVN
- the coaBC gene encoding bifunctional phosphopantothenoylcysteine decarboxylase/phosphopantothenate--cysteine ligase CoaBC, with protein sequence MNIPSNLLAGKKILLGVTGSIAAYKSLELLRLYIKAGAEVHVVMSPAAKKFVQPLSFEALSRNRVLDDTNESWAGDDFNHIQLSQNADIMVIAPATANTIAKLANGIADTILTQCALAFSGVKLLAPSANTNMIHNPMIQASMKMLAIANYEILNTQTKELACQVVGDGAMAEPIDIFFETAKILLKEPFWEDRRVVVTGGGTREKIDEVRYISNFSSGKMAKAIALSLYLKGADVCYITTKGNDGLPKSIYTIEVDDAKEMLEYTQDALRVAKKGKLSKPSLNTTESIQLIQKRPFLFMVAAVADFTPAFPQQGKLKKSMLGEKWQVELKQTSDILSTLTKDREGVTTIAFKAEMDSQEGLNNAKALLMTKEVDAVCYNLLEDAKSFGGDKNSITFITKEDEIDLGRHNKFDLAEKIVQQAESL